The following is a genomic window from Nitrospira sp..
GCTGGATGTGTCGATCGGCATTCTCTACACCACCACCATGGCGCTGGCAATTCTCTTCATCGGACTGATGAAGACCTACAACGCCGAAGTTTACGGTTATCTGTTTGGGAGCGTGCTATCCGTCACAAGCGAGGAGTTGCGCACGATCGGAGGGCTCAGCATACTGGTGCTAGGCCTGATTCTACTCTTCTCGAAAGAGTTGTACTTCATCGCCTTCGACCAGGAAATGGCCGAAGCGTCCGGCGTGCCGGCCAGGAAAATATTTTTTCTTCTGCTCACACTCGTCGCACTCACCGTCGTCGTCTCACTGAAAACCGTCGGGGCAATCCTGGTGTTTGCCATGATCCTGATTCCCGCCTCCACCGCCTATCAGCTCACACATAGTCTGCGCACGCTGACGCTGTATTCGATCATGATCGGCGTTTCGACGTCAGTCACGGGCGTCCTGATCTCCGCAGTGTGGGATATTCCATCTGGCCCAGCCATTGTCTTGCTTGCGACCTCTATTTTCTTCCTCGCCATCCTGTTCTCGCCGAAGCGGGAACGGCGCCTGGCTCCAGCCGCCTAAGGCCATTGGCCTAGCAGCGGCCTCGCTAATCAGTTCACTAGAGCAACGGCCCAGTGTAGGCCAATGACTACAGCAGCTGTGTCGTTATGGAATCACTTCTGCCTAGATCGAATATGATTCCCCCTGTTTAAGAAACTGATATGGTGCAGTCGCCAATGTGGCGCGACTCATTCGTTATGAAATCTGCATCGGATAGTTGTTCGGCATAGGATTTGCCGTTTGCAGTTCAACATCAGCGTGTTGTGTCTCACAAATGCTTCAAGGAGGATTCGCATGGGTAAGAAGTCTTGTCATTGGATCGTTGCCAGCATGCTGGTCGCATGCTTTGGCGTAGCTCTCATCCCAAGCCAATCGGCGCTCGCTCAGGACAGCAAAGATAATTTCGGCGGGATGGAACCGGGTAAGTGGGTGCTCGGAATGCGAGCGGGATTCGCGCCGCTCACGCAGCAGCTCTCCGCGAACACGTCAACCGACGTGGGGTCTTTGGTGAATTTCCAAGCTATGTACAGCCTCAATAAATGGCTCCTCGCGGGCTTGATGGTGGAGTGGGAACGCCATTCCATCGACCAAGAGCGCCCATCGCGGAGCCTTGGGCATCAGGACAGCGTATCGGTGCTGCCAACCCTGGAACTGCGGCCGGCTAATTTCGGCCCGCTCAGCCCCTATGTCAACATGAGCTTCGGTGTGAACGTGAACGGCTTCGGAGAAAATGGCGCGACCCGCATCAGTCCCAGCAATACATTGGCATGGCGGCTGGGCTGGGGAGCTGATTACATGATCACAAAACAGTTCGCGCTCAATACGGAAATGGCCTATAAGCGGAATGACGGACATGCGACGGTGAATGGTGTGCGAAACGACGACTGGAACGCCTCATCGTTTGGCTTCCTGTTCGGCGTGAAACTGTTCTTCTAATCGGAAAATTAGATTGGGGCGCAGTGTGGCATTTCAACGGCTACTGCGCCCCTAAATCGTTTTGACACGCCGTGCTTGATAGGGCTGGCCAACCGTTCGCCGATTCATTCACAGCGAGTTTCGTAGATAGGCCCTCTTTGAAACGTCTGGCAGGTTTGTCCAAAAGAATTCTTCTGCGGAGGCCCAACAAATTCCGGACAACTACCAACCCATCGCTCACTCCAAGAACAGCCTATCCCACTCGGACCTTGGCTATAGGGGTTTCCATTCTTATCGTTGAGGCTAGCACAACCCGCATAAGCCACGAGCCATATGGTCATGACGATTACAGCAATCGCGCGACCCAACATTATTCGGTCCTTGCCTGCTGGCTCCGATCCCACACCATGCCGGTCTGCTCCTTTGAGCTGAACCCCAGTTTTTCGTAAAACCCAGGGCGACGGGTGCAGAGCCAGAAGAGTTCGACTTTCTTCAGACGGGAGTGATGCAGGATACGCTGGACGATTTCCGTTCCAATGCCCTGCTTCTGATAGGCCTCATCGACGATCACATCCCAAATCGTGGCGCGATAGACAAAATCCGTCAGCACGCGGCCGAAGCCGATCAGCCGGTCGCCGTCCCAGGCGCAGAGCGCCACATCGGTATGACGAAGCATCTCGCGGGCATCGGCCAGCGTCCGCCCCTTGGCCCAGGGCGCCTGCTGAAACAAGATCAGTAATTGTTCTGGCTGGAGGGACTTCTTCTCTGAAAAGGTAACGGTGGTCTTGAGCGTAGGGGGCATTGTGTACTAGAGTACCTCCCGCGAACGACTGTTTTGAAGGTTAAAGTGTACGAGGAAACCGATGTCAACGCAAGTCCGCAGCTGCCCCAAGTGCTTTCAATTGATGTGGCTCAAGCCGCAGGAATACGAATTGCTCGACGAAGAGACGGTGCGCGCCAAATGCCCTCACTGCGGCTCGACCGTCCGTTTTCGGCTCGGGAGTGAAGGAGCCAACGCCGCAGGCCCTAAAATGGGCCACTGACGAGAATACGGTCTTCCCGCGACGATTCGTTCCCGGCCTTACCCTGTTCGTTTCGCCGGCGGTTCACTTCCAAAGCGAATCGCCGGTGGCTGAACGTTTCCAGCCTTTGTTACATTCCTCTCCCCGCCCCATCCAACTCCGGCTTATTCCCAGGCAAAATCTTATGGAGAACCGCGCGGTATTCCCCGACCCGCTTTTCATCGATACGCCCCACTTCGATTTCTTTATCGCGCTGCATGCGTTCCACATGATCGAGCACGGCCAGCAGGGGCTGCACTGCCCCCAGGAGGTTCCCCACCTCAAACGCCTCTAGGGATGCGACAAAGGATTCGTTGAGTCCTCTGTAGGGCGTCCCGGCGCTTTGATTCCGTACCCGCGAGACATTGTCCTCATAGTCCTCCACCGCTTCGAACTTCGGCTTCACGCCAGTCGGCACGGCTGCCAAATGAACAATGGGCGGCAGTTTGGCCGCATAGGCCTTCAGCAGCGCCGACAACGCGCCGACGACATCGAGAATATCCGCAGTCTGCATAGACTCCTACCCTCTCCGGCCTGTGAAGTGACGTGGGACACCCCGCCTCAAGACTCCTTGACTATCTTAGCGGGCCGTAATCGTTCAAGCGCCTGACTGACAGCTTCCATGTCGGCGGGAAAGGGCCTGGTGAATTCCTGCCGCTCGCCCTTGGTCGGATGCGTAAAGCCCAGCGTCCTCGCATGCAGCATCACCCGTGGGATCTCCACCTCCTCGATTGCGCAGACTTTTCTTCCGCCGTAGGTGGGATCGCCCAGAATGGGATGCCCCAGCGACGTGAGATGGACGCGGAGCTGGTGCGTCCGCCCTGTCCGAGGATAGAGGAGCACATGCGCGGCAACTTTTCCATAGCGTTGATCGACCTTGTACTCCGTCACCGATTCCCGCGGGCTGGTGGTTCTGGTGGAAATCTTTTTCCGTTCCTTCGTGTCCCGACCGATGGCCAGCTCAATCAAGCCATGCCCTTTTTTCGGAACGCCCCAGATCAACGCTTCGTACACGCGCGTGATCGTATGCTCCTTGAATTGCGCCGCCAGATGCCGGTGCGCTTGATCGGTCTTCGCAATCACCATGACTCCGGAGGTTTCTTTGTCCAACCGGTGCACCAACCCCGGCCGTTCCTTCCCGCCAATCGCCGAGACCGTGCCGCCGGAAGTCTCAAAGTGATGGAGGAGCGCATTCACGAGGGTCCCCGTCCAATTGCCAGGGGCCGGATGAACGACGATCCCCGACGGTTTGTTCAAGACGAGCAGGCTGTCGTCTTCAAACAGGACTTCGAGCGGAATGGCTTCTCCCTTGAGGGCCAGCGGCTCGGGCTTCGGCACATCCATGGTGATTTTATCGCCCGGCTTGATCTTCTGGCTGGCCCGCACCGTCTGCTCATTGATGCGAATGCGGCCGAGTTCGATCAGGCGCTGCAAGGCCGAGCGCGAGATATCCCGTTGGTGATTGGCGAGAAAGATGTCCAGGCGTTTCGGCTGCTCGCCCGCAGTGACCGTAAATTCCGTAATCATACGGGCACACGCTACTAAAGAGCTTCGGTCAATTGCAATCGAGGAATGTCCGCCGATGGCTCTCTTCGAGAGTAACGGCGTTGCTACGCAGCGAGGCGCGCGAGGCCGGCCTGGTCCGATGTGCAGTCGGCTGGAATATTGTGCGGGCGGCGATCTTGCCCAGCCAGACAAGTTTTTGTTAGGGTGGGGCCCATGTGTGGAGGGAGCCGTCTGTGAAATTTTCAGCATACGATCCCGGCGAGTTTTACGATGAGCTGTACGAAGGGAAGGGGCAGCCCAGGCCCGGAAGCGCGCTCTTGCTTCAAAAGTTCGCCGCGCTGCCGGAAGGCGAGCTCAAGAAGCGCCAGCAAGCCGCGGAGCGCGTCATTCTGAATATGGGCATGACGTTCGGCGTCTATGGCAGCCACGACGGACATGAAGAGATTTTCCCCTTCGACATTGTGCCCCGGATCGTCACCTCGGCGGATTGGCTCCACATTGAAGCCGGCCTGCGCCAGCGCATTCGGGCGCTGAATTACTTTCTGGACGATATCTATCACGGGCAGAAGATTCTCAAAGACGGCGTGATCCCCAGCGAGCTCATTTATTCGAGCAAAGGCTATTTACCCGCCTGCATCGGGCTCAATCCGCCCCGCGGCATCTGGTGCCACATCGCCGGGATCGACCTGGTCCGGATCGGCGACGGGCAATACTATGTCCTTGAGGACAATATGCGCTGCCCCTCAGGGGTGGCCTATGTCTTGGAAGCGCGGCAGGTCATGAAACGGACCTTCCCGGAACTGTTCGGCGCCTATCGTGTGCAACCGGTCGATATCTATCCGAACCACCTGCTGGAGACCCTCCGGTATCTTTCGGATCTTCCCGACCCGACCATCGTGATTCTCACGCCGGGCATTTTCAATTCCGCTTACTACGAACATTCCCTCCTGGCCCAAAAAATGGGCGTGGAACTCGTCGAGGCCAACGACCTGATTGTGGTGGATGGATTCGTCCATATGCGGACCACCAAGGGATCGCAGCGCGTGGACGTCATCTACCGGCGGATCAATGATGACTACCTGGATCCACTGGCGTTTCGAAAAGATTCGGTGCTGGGAGTGCCCGGACTCATGGACTCTTATAAGAAAGGGAATGTGGCGCTGGTCAATGCGCCAGGCACCGGCGTCTCCGACGACAAGGCCATCTACGCCTATGTCCCGAAAATCATCAATTACTACCTGGCCGAGGAGCCGATTCTCCCGAACGTGCCCACCTATCTCTGCCGCGAGGAAAAAGACCGGGCCTATGTGCTGGCCCATCTCGACGAGTTGGTGGTCAAAGCCACGAATGAAGCCGGCGGGTATGGCATGCTGATCGGCCCCCATGCCTCGCAGGAGGAGCGGGCGGACTATGCCCGCCGCATCGAAGCCGATCCCCGCAATTACA
Proteins encoded in this region:
- a CDS encoding N-acetyltransferase, GCN5-related (MaGe:77310981); its protein translation is MPPTLKTTVTFSEKKSLQPEQLLILFQQAPWAKGRTLADAREMLRHTDVALCAWDGDRLIGFGRVLTDFVYRATIWDVIVDEAYQKQGIGTEIVQRILHHSRLKKVELFWLCTRRPGFYEKLGFSSKEQTGMVWDRSQQARTE
- a CDS encoding putative RNA pseudouridine synthase aq1758 (MaGe:77310984) gives rise to the protein MITEFTVTAGEQPKRLDIFLANHQRDISRSALQRLIELGRIRINEQTVRASQKIKPGDKITMDVPKPEPLALKGEAIPLEVLFEDDSLLVLNKPSGIVVHPAPGNWTGTLVNALLHHFETSGGTVSAIGGKERPGLVHRLDKETSGVMVIAKTDQAHRHLAAQFKEHTITRVYEALIWGVPKKGHGLIELAIGRDTKERKKISTRTTSPRESVTEYKVDQRYGKVAAHVLLYPRTGRTHQLRVHLTSLGHPILGDPTYGGRKVCAIEEVEIPRVMLHARTLGFTHPTKGERQEFTRPFPADMEAVSQALERLRPAKIVKES
- a CDS encoding Metal ABC transporter permease (MaGe:77310979); translated protein: MLDLFAYDFMQRSLFAAAMVGGLCSVIGVFVVLRGLAFVGAGTAHAAFAGVALGYLMGWPPLLLAIMFGLATVWITGWVEEKGRMKLDVSIGILYTTTMALAILFIGLMKTYNAEVYGYLFGSVLSVTSEELRTIGGLSILVLGLILLFSKELYFIAFDQEMAEASGVPARKIFFLLLTLVALTVVVSLKTVGAILVFAMILIPASTAYQLTHSLRTLTLYSIMIGVSTSVTGVLISAVWDIPSGPAIVLLATSIFFLAILFSPKRERRLAPAA
- a CDS encoding hypothetical protein (Evidence 4 : Unknown function but conserved in other organisms; MaGe:77310982) — translated: MSTQVRSCPKCFQLMWLKPQEYELLDEETVRAKCPHCGSTVRFRLGSEGANAAGPKMGH
- a CDS encoding hypothetical protein (Evidence 4 : Unknown function but conserved in other organisms; MaGe:77310983), whose amino-acid sequence is MQTADILDVVGALSALLKAYAAKLPPIVHLAAVPTGVKPKFEAVEDYEDNVSRVRNQSAGTPYRGLNESFVASLEAFEVGNLLGAVQPLLAVLDHVERMQRDKEIEVGRIDEKRVGEYRAVLHKILPGNKPELDGAGRGM
- a CDS encoding Circularly permuted type 2 ATP-grasp protein (MaGe:77310985), with amino-acid sequence MKFSAYDPGEFYDELYEGKGQPRPGSALLLQKFAALPEGELKKRQQAAERVILNMGMTFGVYGSHDGHEEIFPFDIVPRIVTSADWLHIEAGLRQRIRALNYFLDDIYHGQKILKDGVIPSELIYSSKGYLPACIGLNPPRGIWCHIAGIDLVRIGDGQYYVLEDNMRCPSGVAYVLEARQVMKRTFPELFGAYRVQPVDIYPNHLLETLRYLSDLPDPTIVILTPGIFNSAYYEHSLLAQKMGVELVEANDLIVVDGFVHMRTTKGSQRVDVIYRRINDDYLDPLAFRKDSVLGVPGLMDSYKKGNVALVNAPGTGVSDDKAIYAYVPKIINYYLAEEPILPNVPTYLCREEKDRAYVLAHLDELVVKATNEAGGYGMLIGPHASQEERADYARRIEADPRNYIAQPTLALSRVPTLVEDHLEGRHVDLRPYILYGQDVYVLPGGMTRVALRKGSLVVNSSQGGGNKDTWVLS
- a CDS encoding OMPb-brl domain-containing protein (MaGe:77310980) is translated as MGKKSCHWIVASMLVACFGVALIPSQSALAQDSKDNFGGMEPGKWVLGMRAGFAPLTQQLSANTSTDVGSLVNFQAMYSLNKWLLAGLMVEWERHSIDQERPSRSLGHQDSVSVLPTLELRPANFGPLSPYVNMSFGVNVNGFGENGATRISPSNTLAWRLGWGADYMITKQFALNTEMAYKRNDGHATVNGVRNDDWNASSFGFLFGVKLFF